From Acidobacteriota bacterium, a single genomic window includes:
- a CDS encoding MoaD/ThiS family protein: MPSVRFTRNIQRHVECPTRDVEGTTLREVFDAYFSTNEQARGYVLDDDGKLRRHMAAFIDGRQIDDRVSLSDPVAATAVVDVVQSLSGG; the protein is encoded by the coding sequence ATGCCGTCCGTGCGGTTCACCCGCAACATCCAGCGCCACGTCGAGTGCCCGACGCGCGATGTCGAAGGCACGACCTTGCGCGAGGTGTTTGACGCGTACTTCAGCACCAACGAACAGGCGCGCGGCTATGTCCTTGATGACGATGGCAAGCTGCGCAGGCATATGGCGGCCTTCATCGATGGCCGCCAGATTGACGACCGCGTGTCGCTCAGCGACCCGGTCGCGGCCACGGCCGTGGTCGATGTCGTGCAATCGTTGTCCGGAGGCTAG
- a CDS encoding 5'-3' exonuclease H3TH domain-containing protein has protein sequence MIIHLIDGTFELFRHFYAVPSAHDRSGMEVGAVRGVLASIRGMVNGGATHVGVATDHVIESFRNELYPGYKTGEGIEPALWAQFPLLEETLTAYGVRVWPMVEFEADDALGAAAVKAAKDPRVTQVRICTPDKDLAQCVQGTRIVQEDRLRRTTRDEAGVIAKFGVPPASIPDYLALVGDTSDGYPGLQGWGAKSAALVLAKFGHIENIPDDGTTWGVNVRAGSLAATLKRDRDKALLFRQIATIRTDVPVFETVDELEYQGPTPAFAAVKDRLDSAKSA, from the coding sequence ATGATCATCCACCTCATTGACGGCACGTTCGAGCTCTTTCGCCACTTCTACGCCGTGCCGTCCGCGCACGATCGCAGTGGCATGGAAGTGGGTGCCGTGCGCGGGGTGCTGGCCTCAATTCGCGGCATGGTCAATGGCGGTGCGACGCACGTCGGGGTCGCCACTGATCACGTGATCGAGTCGTTTCGAAACGAACTCTACCCGGGCTACAAGACTGGCGAGGGCATTGAGCCGGCCCTGTGGGCGCAGTTTCCTTTGCTCGAAGAAACGCTGACCGCCTACGGTGTCCGCGTCTGGCCCATGGTCGAGTTCGAGGCCGACGATGCGCTCGGCGCGGCGGCGGTGAAGGCGGCGAAGGATCCGCGCGTGACGCAGGTGCGCATCTGCACGCCGGATAAGGACCTGGCCCAGTGCGTGCAGGGCACGCGCATTGTCCAGGAGGATCGACTGCGTCGCACCACTCGCGATGAGGCCGGCGTGATCGCCAAGTTCGGCGTGCCGCCCGCCTCCATCCCCGACTACCTGGCGCTCGTTGGCGACACCTCGGACGGCTATCCAGGCCTGCAAGGGTGGGGCGCCAAGTCGGCCGCGCTGGTGCTTGCGAAGTTCGGCCACATCGAGAACATTCCTGACGATGGCACGACGTGGGGCGTGAATGTGCGGGCCGGTTCGCTCGCCGCGACGCTGAAGCGAGATCGCGACAAGGCTCTGCTGTTCCGGCAGATCGCGACGATCCGGACCGACGTGCCCGTGTTCGAGACGGTGGACGAGTTGGAGTACCAAGGGCCGACGCCCGCGTTTGCGGCAGTCAAGGACCGGTTGGATTCAGCGAAGTCGGCGTAG